A region of the Chryseobacterium gotjawalense genome:
CCAGAAAATGGATGATCTTTGGAAAGGAGTAGAGTGGAACTGGTACACCAAAGGTGGCGAAAAAACGCTCTATTGGCATTGGTCTCCAACCTATGGTTGGGAAATGAATTTCCCTTTAAAAGGATATGATGAAACTTTAGTAACCTATATTTTAGCCGCCTCTTCACCAACCTATCCAATTGATGCCGAAACCTATTATAAAGGATGGACGAGAAACGGAACTTACACTACCGACAAAACCAAATATGGATTGCCGATGTACGTAAAACATAATGGCGCAGAAGAGTATGGCGGTCCACTTTTCTGGGCGCAATATTCCTATCTCGGATTAGATCCGACTGGTCTTTCTGACCGATATGTTGCCAACTATTTTGATCTTAATAAAAATCAGGTCTTAATTGATTATAAATACTGCGTAGAAAATCCAAAAGGTTGGAAAGGTTACGGACCGAATTACTGGGGACTTTCAGCAGGTTATACGAGAAACAATGATGGTTCTGTAGGTTACACTGCGCATACTCCCATCAATGATTCAGGGGTAATTAATCCTACCGCGGCGCTCAGCAGTTTTCCTTACACGCCAAAAGAATCGATGGATTTTTTAAGATTTTTATATCAGGAAAAACCAGAATTCATTGGCTCTGCAGGTCCCTATGATGCAACTTCAATTAATTATAACGACTGGTTTACGCCAAGATATCTGGCAATTGATCAGGGAACCATTTCGCCAATGATTGAGAATTATAGAACAGGTTTACTATGGAATTTATTTATGAATGCACCTGAAATTAAACAGGGACTGAAAAAACTGGATTTTAAATCAACAAAATACACCTTTTAATTTTTATTTTCTAACGATTGAGACCATAGAAAAAAACATTCTAATCCGAAGTTGTATGAGTAGATGCTCGCTCAAAAAAAATAGAGTAAAGAAATAAACGAAATTTAATTAAAATGAAAAAAATAGTTTTGCTGGCAGCCATGGCACTTTCGTCTTTGGTGATGGCACAGGATATTGTCAATAAACCGGTACAGTCTTTCCAGACCAGTCAGTATAAAGCCAAGAAAAAAGTTTTTGTAGAAAATCTTTTGGCGAAAATGACCTTAGATGAAAAAATCGGTCAACTTAATTTACCGAGTGCCGGAGATTTTACCACCGGACAGGCACAAAATTCCGACATCGGAAAAAAAATTGAAGACGGTTTGGTGGGCGGACTTTTTAATATTAAAGGGGCTGATAAAATCAAAGCCGTTCAGAAAGTTGCCGTTGAAAAAAGCCGTTTAAAAATTCCGCTCATTTTTGGAATGGATGTCATCCATGGATATGAAACAAATTTCCCAATCCCATTAGGATTAGCAGCCTCTTGGGATATGAATTTGATTCAGCAGTCCGCCAGAGTTGCCGCCAAAGAAGCCAGCGCGGATGGTATTTCCTGGACGTTTTCCCCAATGACCGATATATCCCGTGAACCAAGATGGGGAAGGGTTTCTGAAGGATCCGGCGAAGATCCTTACTTAGGAAGTGAAATCGCAAAAGCAATGGTTTATGGTTATCAAGGCAAAGATTTATCACATCATAATACCATCCTGGCGTGTGTGAAGCATTTTGCCTTATATGGCGCTTCTGAAGCGGGTAGAGATTACAATACCGTTGACATGAGTCATCTCAGAATGTTTAATGAATATTTCCCGCCTTATAAAGCGGCAGTAGAAGCCGGCGTAGGCTCTGTAATGGCTTCTTTTAATGAAGTCGACGGAATCCCCGCCACCGGGAACCGATGGCTGCAAACCGAAGTGCTTCGGAATCAGTGGGGTTTTGATGGATTTATTGTCACTGATTATACTGGAATTAATGAAATGGTAGATCACGGCATGGGAGATTTACAACAAGTTTCTGCAATGTCATTGAATGCAGGAATCGATATGGATATGGTGGGCGAAGGATTTTTAAAAACTTTAAAGAAATCCCTGCAGGAAGGAAAGGTGACCCAAGCATCCATCGATCTTGCAGCCAGAAGAATTTTGGAAGCAAAATATGATTTAGGATTGTTTGATGATCCGTACCGATATGGTGACGCAAAATTGGCCGCCAAAGAAGTGTACAGTTTAGAGAATAGAAAGATTGCAAGAAATACGGCCGCACAGTCCATGGTTTTAATGAAGAATGAAAATCAAATTTTACCCCTGAAAAAATCAGGAACTGTGGCTGTCATTGGTCCATTGGTGAATAACGCGCTTAATATGGCCGGGACGTGGAGCGTTGGTGCAAATCACGCCAATTCTGTTTCGTTAGTAAAAGGATTGCAGGATAATTTGGGCAAACAGGTGAAATTTATTTCTGCAAAAGGAGCCAATATCGATTACAGTGAAAAACTAGAAAATATCTACGCTGCCCACGGAAAGTTAACTGACCGGGATTTCCGTTCGAAAGAAGAGCTGCTGAAAGAAGCGGTATCAGTTGCTAATCAGGCAGATGTAATTGTACTTGCCATCGGAGAGTCTGCCGAGATGAGTGGGGAGTCTTCTTCCAGAACAGAAATCGATATTCCTGCTTCTCAGGTCGATTTATTAATGGAGTTAAAGAAAACCGGTAAACCAATTGTAGTCGTTCTTTTCACAGGAAGACCATTGGCTTTAACCAATATAAAAGATATTCCGGAAGCCATTTTAAATGTTTGGTTCCCGGGAACGGAAGCAGGAAATGCCATTACAGATGTTCTTTTTGGAAAAGTAAATCCCTCCGGAAAATTACCGATGACGTTCCCAAGAAGTGTAGGTCAGGTTCCATTGTACTATAATCATAAAAATACCGGACGACCTTTGAGCGCTGAAAAAACAGAAAAATGTGAATACGAGCGATTCCGTTCCAATTTTATGGACGAATGCAATACGCCGCTTTATCCATTTGGTTATGGATTAAGTTATACCCATTTTAATTATTCTGATATTTCGGTTTCTAACGTAAATCCAAAAGGAAATCAAACCATCCAGGCATCAGTTACGGTGACCAACACTGGGAATTATGATGGTGCAGAAGTAGTGCAACTTTACATAAGAGATATTGTTGGCAGCATCACAAGACCTGTGAAAGAATTAAAAGGTTTCCAAAAAATATTTTTAAAGAAAGGGGAAAGTAAAAAAGTAACTTTTAATATCTCTCCCGAAGAGCTGAAATTCTACAACCATTCCTTGAAATATGACTGGGAAGCAGGTGACTTTGATATTATGATCGGTACCGATTCTGAACAGGTGAAAACTGTAAAAATCAACTGGAATAAATAAAATAGAAACTTTCGATAGAACCGTTTTCAAAATTAATGAAAGCGGTTTTTTTTGTCCGTTTATTATTATTATTTTTGGGGCACTAAATAAAAAATTTATAATGAGAGAAAAATTCATTAGGTGGGGATTAGTACTTCTGGTAGTAACATGGGTAATATCTATATTAATTAAAACCCATTATTGGATCCCGATTCTGCTTAGTTGTATTTATATATTGGGGCTTTATAACAGTTTCCAGACCAAACATGCCATTCTTCGTAACTTTCCGGTATTGGGTTATTTCCGGTATTTCTTTGAAGAAATTTCGCCGGAAATGCAGCAATATTTCATCGAAAGAGAAACTGATGGAAAACCTTTTCCAAGAAACGAACGTTCCGCTGCCTACAGAAGAGCAAAAAACATTAGTGATACAGTGCCTTTTGGGACACAACTCGAGATCAATAACAGAAAATACGAAGGAATAAAACATTCGATATACGCCAAATCACCTTCAGAGGAATTGCCAACGGTATTGGTCGGTGGCGATCAGTGTACTCAGAAATACAAAGCATCACTTTTCAATATCTCTGCCATGAGTTTTGGATCATTAAGTGACCGTGCGCAGATGGCCTTGAACAGAGGTGCAAAAAAAGGTGGATTTTACCACAATACCGGTGAAGGGGGAATTTCGCCTTATCACCTGGAAGGTGGTGATTTATGTTGGCAGATCGGAACCGGATATTTCGGTTGTAGAGATGACCACGGTAGATTTTCACCTGAGATTTTTAAGAAAAATGTATCGATTCCGGCGGTGAAAATGATTGAGCTGAAAATTTCTCAAGGAGCAAAACCAGGACACGGTGGAGTACTGCCGGGTTCGAAAAATACGCCCGAAATTGCAGCCATTCGTCACGTACAACCGGGCATGACTATTATTTCTCCACCTTCGCATTCCGCATTTTCTGATGCAGCGGGATTGCTGAGATTTGTGCAGGAATTAAGAGAGCTTTCAGGCGGAAAACCAGTGGGATTCAAATTATGTATCGGCGATACCAAAGAGTTTGAAGATATTTGCGCACAGATGAATGTATTGAAAATTTATCCGGATTTTATTACGGTAGACGGAGCAGAAGGTGGAACAGGAGCCGCCCCACCAGAATTCTCTGATGGAGTAGGAATGCCGTTAGAACCTTCATTAATCTTTGTTAATAGAACTTTGACCAATTTCAATGTTAGAGATAAATTGAAAGTAATCGCAAGTGGAAAAGTATTAACTTCACTTGATATCCTTCGTGCCATTGCGATGGGAGCAGATATGTGTAACAACGCCAGAGGATTTATGTTTGCTTTAGGCTGTATTCAGGCATTGAGATGTAATACCAATACCTGTCCGACCGGAGTCGCGACTCAGGATAAAATGCTTATTAAAGGTTTAGATGTAACCGATAAGAGTGAGCGCGTATATCACTTCCACAAAAATACGTTGCGTACCTGTAATGAGCTTATTGGCGCTGCCGGAAAATCGTCGTATAGTGAAGTTGATGCAAGTATGTTTATGCGCGGAGACGAATTTGAGCATCTTGCCGATTATTACTTCCCGGATATTTTAGGAAATGTAAAAACCCCCGCAGGGAAATATTAAAATTTGTAAAAACAAATAAGTTACTATAAACTAAAAACTTCAGAATTATTTCTGAAGTTTTTTTTTGCTGAACTGATTAATGAAAATAACGAAAGATAACCTAGAGTAATCGACAGATTGTAATTTAAAGTTAATTCCATCCAATATCTTGATCGGTTTTTTAATTTTTATAGAATCTTATTGTCAAAAATTAATGATACAATACATTTATTAAAGCATCTTGTAATCTTCCCTTGTTTAGGCACACTCAAAAGTAGAGTTTTTTGTTAATATTTTATTGTTGTCGTTGTTGAAATTTTGTTGGAATGTGGGAAACTCATTTGCGCTATTTTGATTGAGTTTTCCATATTTCAATAAAAAATCCCGTGGCGTAAGGTATTGTAACGCACTATGCGGTCTCTCATTATTGTACATCCACATCCATATTTCTGCGTAATTTCTCATTTGCCTGATGTTCTCAAAGAGGTAAACACTTAAAAACTCTGTCCGGAACGTTCTGTTAAACCTCTCAATCAATGAGTTTTGTGTAGGTTTCCCTGGTTGAATGAAGCCCAGTTCGATATTTTCTTTGTTGCAATAATCTTTCATCTTTTCTGCAATAAATTCCGGTCCGTTGTCCACTCTTATCTTTTCAGGTTTTCCCCGCCATTCAATTAATTGTTCCAATTGCGAGATTACTTTTGCAGAGGGCAAGCTGCTATCAATAGTGATGTTTAAAATCTCTCTGTTAAAATCGTCAATGATATTAAGGGTTCTCACGCTTTTGCCATTTTCCAAGCTGTCGTGCATAAAATCCATGCTCCAAGTAACGTTCGGATAGATAGGGCGAACCAGTGGTTGTTTTATCCGTGCTGGAAGCCGCTTTTTCCTTTTACTTCGCAAATTTAATCTCATCGACTTATAAATCCGATAAACCCTTTTGTGATTCCATCCAAAGCCTAAGTTTTTCAATCGATTGTGCATCATCCAAAAGCCCCACGTTTGATTAGAATCTGCAAGTAAAATAAGTTCTGCACGGATCTCATCATCTGAACTTTTAAATACCTGACGATAATAATAAACTGAACTTCTTAAACTGAACACTTTGCACGCCTTGCGCAAACTCATGTTATGGATTTCTTTCGAATAATCCACTAACTCACGCTTCTCACAAGGCGTTAGAGCTTTTTTTCGATCACATCTTTTAAGACTACAATCTCCAAAGTTTGCTCAGCTACAATCTTTTTATATTGCGAAAGTTGCTTTTCCATCTCTTTCATTTTTGAAAGTTGCTGAACATCCAATCCACCATATTTGCTCTTCCACTTGTAAAAGGTTGGCTGGCTAATTCCATGCTCCCGGCAAATCTCATTCACCGTTTTTCCTTGATTTTGTTCAGATAATATCTTGATGATCTGAACTTCTGAAAATTTACTGTTTTTCATAGTCTTTCAAATTTAAAAACTATATTTTTAAATGATCCTATTTTTGGGGAAGATTACAATCTGTAATAAATTTTTTCTACCACCAACCAGATAAAAACAAAGCACCAGGGAATTCGCCAAAAGAGCCAAAAATGTCACCGCATAAATCTGGAATTCAATTCATAGTAATCATCTTTAAACTAAAATAAAATGCTCCGTAGGAGGAGAGAGTTCCTTCTGTTTTGCATCACGTATTTTCCTGAACTTACCTTCATTGAAGACCTTATAATTCAGTTCGGTAATATTTAGAGAAATGCATCAACTTTGAAGAGAAAAATCAAAACCAAAGAATATAAATTCACCATTCACTTATCCGCCATTCACCAAAAAAAATCCGCTATCAAATAAATGATAACGGATTTTAATTATTTCAAAAAACTCTCTTATGCTTCTTCAGCTGGAGTTTCTTCTGTTGTAACTGCTTTTGGTTTAGCAACTGGTTTAGGAGCTTCTACGACTGGTGGAGCATCAGAAACGATTTCGAATTCGTAGCTGTATTCCACTTCTCTGTGAAGTCTGATGATTGCAGTAGATTTACCAGTTCTCTTAATATTGTTCCCTGGAATCTTGATGTATTTTTTATCAACCTGTACTCCTACTTTAGATAATTCGTCAGAAAGGTTAGCGTTGTTGATTGAACCAAACAATTTGTCACCGGTACCAACTTTAGTGGCAATAGTGATGGTTGTTTTTTTCAATTGATCTACGATTGCAT
Encoded here:
- a CDS encoding glucoamylase family protein, with product MKKIILISAFAGVLLMSCESTKPVIKATENQMINKSDEALMNQVQRDVLKYFWEEAEPNSRLGRERYHEDNIYPQNDKNVITTGGSGFGMMTILVGVERKFIPRKEAVQRLTTMADFLAKSDRHHGAWSHWINGETGKTVPFGKKDNGGDLVETAFLVQGIISVREYFKNGNQEEKILAQKMDDLWKGVEWNWYTKGGEKTLYWHWSPTYGWEMNFPLKGYDETLVTYILAASSPTYPIDAETYYKGWTRNGTYTTDKTKYGLPMYVKHNGAEEYGGPLFWAQYSYLGLDPTGLSDRYVANYFDLNKNQVLIDYKYCVENPKGWKGYGPNYWGLSAGYTRNNDGSVGYTAHTPINDSGVINPTAALSSFPYTPKESMDFLRFLYQEKPEFIGSAGPYDATSINYNDWFTPRYLAIDQGTISPMIENYRTGLLWNLFMNAPEIKQGLKKLDFKSTKYTF
- the bglX gene encoding beta-glucosidase BglX; this translates as MKKIVLLAAMALSSLVMAQDIVNKPVQSFQTSQYKAKKKVFVENLLAKMTLDEKIGQLNLPSAGDFTTGQAQNSDIGKKIEDGLVGGLFNIKGADKIKAVQKVAVEKSRLKIPLIFGMDVIHGYETNFPIPLGLAASWDMNLIQQSARVAAKEASADGISWTFSPMTDISREPRWGRVSEGSGEDPYLGSEIAKAMVYGYQGKDLSHHNTILACVKHFALYGASEAGRDYNTVDMSHLRMFNEYFPPYKAAVEAGVGSVMASFNEVDGIPATGNRWLQTEVLRNQWGFDGFIVTDYTGINEMVDHGMGDLQQVSAMSLNAGIDMDMVGEGFLKTLKKSLQEGKVTQASIDLAARRILEAKYDLGLFDDPYRYGDAKLAAKEVYSLENRKIARNTAAQSMVLMKNENQILPLKKSGTVAVIGPLVNNALNMAGTWSVGANHANSVSLVKGLQDNLGKQVKFISAKGANIDYSEKLENIYAAHGKLTDRDFRSKEELLKEAVSVANQADVIVLAIGESAEMSGESSSRTEIDIPASQVDLLMELKKTGKPIVVVLFTGRPLALTNIKDIPEAILNVWFPGTEAGNAITDVLFGKVNPSGKLPMTFPRSVGQVPLYYNHKNTGRPLSAEKTEKCEYERFRSNFMDECNTPLYPFGYGLSYTHFNYSDISVSNVNPKGNQTIQASVTVTNTGNYDGAEVVQLYIRDIVGSITRPVKELKGFQKIFLKKGESKKVTFNISPEELKFYNHSLKYDWEAGDFDIMIGTDSEQVKTVKINWNK
- a CDS encoding FMN-binding glutamate synthase family protein, whose product is MREKFIRWGLVLLVVTWVISILIKTHYWIPILLSCIYILGLYNSFQTKHAILRNFPVLGYFRYFFEEISPEMQQYFIERETDGKPFPRNERSAAYRRAKNISDTVPFGTQLEINNRKYEGIKHSIYAKSPSEELPTVLVGGDQCTQKYKASLFNISAMSFGSLSDRAQMALNRGAKKGGFYHNTGEGGISPYHLEGGDLCWQIGTGYFGCRDDHGRFSPEIFKKNVSIPAVKMIELKISQGAKPGHGGVLPGSKNTPEIAAIRHVQPGMTIISPPSHSAFSDAAGLLRFVQELRELSGGKPVGFKLCIGDTKEFEDICAQMNVLKIYPDFITVDGAEGGTGAAPPEFSDGVGMPLEPSLIFVNRTLTNFNVRDKLKVIASGKVLTSLDILRAIAMGADMCNNARGFMFALGCIQALRCNTNTCPTGVATQDKMLIKGLDVTDKSERVYHFHKNTLRTCNELIGAAGKSSYSEVDASMFMRGDEFEHLADYYFPDILGNVKTPAGKY
- a CDS encoding IS3 family transposase, giving the protein MDYSKEIHNMSLRKACKVFSLRSSVYYYRQVFKSSDDEIRAELILLADSNQTWGFWMMHNRLKNLGFGWNHKRVYRIYKSMRLNLRSKRKKRLPARIKQPLVRPIYPNVTWSMDFMHDSLENGKSVRTLNIIDDFNREILNITIDSSLPSAKVISQLEQLIEWRGKPEKIRVDNGPEFIAEKMKDYCNKENIELGFIQPGKPTQNSLIERFNRTFRTEFLSVYLFENIRQMRNYAEIWMWMYNNERPHSALQYLTPRDFLLKYGKLNQNSANEFPTFQQNFNNDNNKILTKNSTFECA
- a CDS encoding transposase; the protein is MKNSKFSEVQIIKILSEQNQGKTVNEICREHGISQPTFYKWKSKYGGLDVQQLSKMKEMEKQLSQYKKIVAEQTLEIVVLKDVIEKKL
- the rplI gene encoding 50S ribosomal protein L9; this translates as MDIILKKDVENLGLEFDTVSVKPGYARNFLLPKGLALLATPKNKAALAETLEARKDEEAKLVAAANAIVDQLKKTTITIATKVGTGDKLFGSINNANLSDELSKVGVQVDKKYIKIPGNNIKRTGKSTAIIRLHREVEYSYEFEIVSDAPPVVEAPKPVAKPKAVTTEETPAEEA